The window CACTGGAGCTGTTCTGAGGGGATGAGGAGCCCTCCAGTCTGCTCCCTTTAGATTCTTCTTCCTCAGAATCAGACTTCACCCCTCGATCTGGCTCGGCGCTGCTGCTGGTCTGGGTGGGAACACACTCActctgcaccctcctcctcaccccagCAGCCTCCCTGGGTTCCTgccctgcagagctgagagagggGGGTGGAGGCTCCTGCTGGATGTGGTCCGGTTTAGGTCCCGCCGGGTTCTTCCCATCTGTCCTGCCTTCCAAAGAGGCTGCAATGCTCCTCACACTCACTGGACTGTCCGTAATCGCCCCACCAGCAGATGACGTCGTGCTGCTGTCGCTCAGCTCCCCGCTGGTGGTGCTGCTCACTGAGCTCAGTCtctttggaggaggaggagggggacctTTTTTTCGGGCGCGCACCGCAAAGGACTGACTACGTCCCACGTTGCCATTCTTTTCTGGACTCGACTGTATTCGAGCTAGTTGGCTGCGACCGGGTTTGCGGGTCAAGGTGGCATAGGATGACAGGTTTCCTGAAGGAAATGCTGCCTCCTCGTCATCCTCATCGGGCTCTCCGTCCGACAGAGCGTAGCGGGTCATGCTCTGGGTGCGCTTCTTGGGCGGCATCAGGGTCATGGAGTGGTCCTCAGGCCTGGGAGATGAGCTCAGGTCTGTGGAGCCACAGTGAGAATGCAGGTAGCTGAAACCCTTCAATGCTGGGGAGCCATGAGGCGAGGGACCCTGAGATCCAGACAGTTTGGGCTTGGCTGGGATTGCCGGGTACTTAAATACGGTTGCCGTGCCCAAAGGCACCTGCTTGGGCagcggctgctgctgcagaggcctCTGGTCCCAGCCCTCAGGGAGGTTCCTCTCCTTGGCGGGGCTGCCATCCAGGCTCTCCTGGGACCAGCTGTGGGGGGTGATGGAAGCTGTGGGAGGCTCCTGGGAGCGTCCGGAGCCCCTGGACCGGGTGTCAATGCTCTCCTGGCTCTGGGACATTCCCACTGCGTTTTTGATGGCGAAGCCTTCCTCACAGCCACCGTAGTGGCTGGACATGGCCGTCTGCAGCTCAGTGCTCAGCTCGCTGTCCTGGAAGGTCAGCATCTTTGGGGTGTGAGGAGAAGAGCATTCACCTGCTGCGTCAGGCGGCTCAATGGTGACCAGGTGCAGGGCTCCAGGGGCTTTGCGGCGCAGCGTGCCTTGGCCTGATTCAGCCTGAAGGATCGCCCTCTGGATGTCACACAGCTTCTTCACTGCCAGCATCAGCTTCTTCTGGTGGCCTGGAGGAAAAATTCAACCATCACGTCAAAGTAGAAAACACTGGTCCCAGCAGCCGTATTGACTCAACATACGTGTCCTCACCCAGCTTGGTGATGCCGATCTCCTGCAGATCCTCCCATGTGAGGTCTTTGACAATGCTGATGGAGTCGTAGCCATTTTCAGAGAGTTTTTTGTGGTACTGTGGGAGGCCGATGGCACTCAGCCACTCGCCCAGATCAGACTGTGAGAAATAACAGATCACTCAGATCAGTTGGTATCACAGTGTTTGGGAGTCAGTGTATTCGTGAGTAAACAGCTGGACGTCTTACTGGGATGTACTCAGGCAGCCACTCAGGGATGTTCAGGTTGTTGATCTCCAGGGAGATTTTCTTGCGGTGGCCTGGTTTGGTCACTCCGATGGCGGTCAgatcctgcagacagacaaagacagaagacatcGACGGGCCAGTCAGCACATTACTCTCTCTATAAGATGAGTTTCACACGGTGGTTCAGAGTCAGGACACTTTGACTTTACACCAAACTGCAGGTCAGTTCTACAGGTTAGTGTTTAAACCACTAACAGGTGACTGACGTGAACAATCGGTTCAACAAAATCTACAAACTTTTGCTTTGAAACATAAATAGGTATCAGCCATCAGAACCACCAGGTTCAATCTGCCGCAGTCTGTTTTCACCTCGGGAGTCATCCTGCTGATGGTTGGAACATCATAACCAGCACTGATGAAGTTCCCAGTATACTGCTCCAGCTGGAACTCACTCAGCCACTGATAGATGGCCTCTGCATCCTACAACACACACCAAGAACAGACACACTGTCCATTCAGCAGGATTCTAATTGAATAAATAACGTTAAAAAGAATTGATGAACACAATGAGACGTCTGGAGACAGGTGGTCTCCAGTCTGCGTGCTGGTCTCTACCTtcccctccagcagctgctgaggacGAACAAACTGGTGGGAGAAACTCTGCTCTGCAGGCCTCTGCACCGTCACCGTCTGCCTCCGAGGAGTCCCacctgcagtgacatcacagcacacCTGAGCACACCTCACCCTCTGACTGTAAACTCTCCGAGGAGTTTGAGTTTGTATTAAAACACTTCAAAGTGCACAACAGATAAGCTACAGACTCTTGTACATATACATGATTTTCTGTTCTGTACCCTGAACTCTTTTTATCTTAGgccttctctttttttggctgtaacgacttaaaTTGCCCTgtttgggatcaataaagtcttatcttatcttatctggtTTAAAATGTGCCATAATGAACAGGATTGTAAACACACTCTGAACAGCAGAATGAAGATCTCAAAAGTGACGCTGAGCCTCTTGTCATCTTCTCAATGGGTcaaataaaaagggaaaaagttCAATTTCTGTAATGGTTTGAATTAATTTCAAGAGATCacagaaagggagaaaataaaaaatctaaacatgctcacaaacaaatgaagtaCAGACAGCAAAAGGTCCTTAAAGAGAAAATCACCTGCAGGATGATCGGGCTGTGTGCTGAGGTCTGAGCGTCCAGAGTCAACAGGGGGCGCCGGCtgcacacagaaatacagcCAGTGAGCAGTTTTCaactgaagagcagaggaaCGAGCAGCCTGACGAGGTTTAGAACAACATTCAAACTGCTTCTTCATCATGTGACCTTTGTTCATAATAAGACGTGTAGAAAACGACCAGAAATCAGAGACAAACTGCAACTTCAGAGATGAAATCCTGGAAATGATTTAGGAATATTTCTGTGTGAATCAGCTGATTTTAAGGAGCCTGACTCTGAATCACTGACCACATCTTTGATTTTTCAGGGATTCGGGGAGTTAAATCGCGACCACGTGAAGCCGACGGACCAGCAGGTGTCTCAGGTGACTGTACCTTGCTGGCGCTGTCACTGTGACCAGTGTTGTGTTGGAGCCCGTTGGGGGCGTTGTTGCTCTCGGTGCTCTGTCCGCTGCCGGCGCTGCGGGTGCTGCCGACGCTGCCGGTGCTCCCGACGCTGTTCCTGtctccagctgcagccaaaaaacAAGCGAAACAAAAGTGAGTCGACGGCGTTCAGGAGGGACGAGCTGGAGCATCCGACACAGCACGGGATCGGCGCCAGgccacaggaagcagcagatgCTCTGAGAGAACGGCGCCAAAGGGCCGAGGGCCCGGGAGCGACAACTGGGGTGGTGACGGGGTGACGGGCGGGATGCAGGATTCTGGTCTAAAAGCTGTGCTGGTGCAGAGCAGGAGAGCACAGCTGCAGGCAGGAGTCCATTAATGACAGTGATGCAGCATCAGGCTTTCAGGACACGACTCGCTGTCGCAGTCTGACACGAGTCTGATCAACACAACTCTGAGGTTTGGTATGAACTGAAGACTTTTAGAGTTTAACATCTCAACTGTCGCTTAACAACTTCAGACCTACGACATGACGTCCTGGCTTAAGGATGTGAATGATAGAATCAAAACTCCCCTTTGAAACCCAAAAAAATAGAGTTCATGGCCAAACGCAGCAGAACTACTGAGCTAAACCCCTTTAACTTGGTATGTAATACATAAAAAGACGTTCCTAACCCTTCATGGGCCTTTCATCCAGCTACATCAGAGGACTCTTTGAGTCAGATCAGTAAAACTGAGCCTCCACTAAACTTTTTACAGCGTGACAGTTAAAATAATGAGAGCAGGCGTGAACCAGCGTCGCCCTCCTGTGGCACCTGTGAGGACAACAACAGGGATTACTGACAGCCAGACGCTCTGACGGCAGCCTGAAGCAGACGATACAGAGAATCAAACAAAGCGTTCGGACCCGACACACCGAGACGACCGTCTACCTCCCTCACCTGTACGCTTGGCCTCAGTGACGAGCGCTTCATTAATTTACACCTGTCTCACATCACTTTTCCAACCTGGACGGTCTCTAAGAAGCCAGTTTGTGCTTTGACAGTGAGACTGAAGACGACGGAAGACGAAGGGAGACGACAAGATACGATGCAACGAAACATGAAGCGGCAGCATCACCGCTTCAGTGACGTGAGACGATCTGAAGTGAGGTGAAGTGTCGAAACAACGCAAGATCACATGAAACGTGAAGTGGCAACGTAGAGCCAGGTGAGGCGAGATGTGAAATAATGTGAAGCGGCATGAGGTAATGTGAGGCAATATGAGGTAACGTGAAGCAACGCGAGGTCACGTGAAGCGACGCGAGGTAACGTGAAGCGACGCGAGGTAACGTGAAGTGACGCGAGGTAACATGAAGCGATGTGAGGTAACGTGAGGTAACGTGAAGCGATGTGAGGTAACGTGAGGTAACATGAAGCGATGTGAGGTAACGTGAGGTAACGTGAAGCGATGTGAGGTAACGTGAAGTGACACGAGGTAACGTGAAGCGACGTGAGGTAACGTGAAGTGACACGAGGTAACGTGAAGCGATGTGAGGCAACGTGAAGTGACACGAGGTAACGTGAAGCGATGTGAGGTAACGTGAAGCGATGTGAGGTAACGTGAAGCGATGTGAGGTAACATGAAGCGATGTGAGGTAACGTGAAGCGATGTGAGGTAACGTGAAGTGACACGAGGTAACATGAAGCGATGTGAGGTAACGTGAAGCGACGCGAGGTAACGTGAAGCGATGTGAGGTAACGTGAGGTAACGTGAAGCGATGTGAGGTAACATGAAGCGACGTGAGGTAACGTGAAGCGACGTGCGGCGAAGGCGAAACAGCCATCAGCTTTCATGGACAGGAGCTCCGGCGAGTGGTCTCGGTGTGTCAGGTCCGGATGCAGAGCGTTGAGCGGGGCAGCGAGGCAGCTTCAGAACAGCCGGGGAGGAGAAGCTGTCGTTCGGGGGCTCTTACCATGACACGAGTCCCTGAGAACCCAGATGTCCTCGAAGGGAAACTCAGACTGAGACAGGCGGCTTGGAGACAAACCTATCAGACACAAAGACTCTGATGGACTGCGTTCTGTAGGGGGACTGACTGAGGGGGGGTGAGGTGGAGGACAAAGATTACAACCCCGAATCCAAAAAAGTCAAGACACTGTGAAAACCAAAATataacaggaagtgatcagctgatctgatcctctgacacaaactgacttgagatcagctcaaagtcaatgtatttaatgttcttcctcatcagcttcattgatttctgtaaatatctcttattgtgaatctgatgcagcaacacgtttcacagactgaaagatgtggaacgctccaaaaacacctgtttgaacattccacaggtaaacaggctgattaacaggtgagaggatcatgactgggtatgaaaggggcgtcctggaaagactcagtcgatcacagaggatggaggttcaccactttgtgaacacatgaaggatgaaggagatgaacacatgaagcggctgtcagtttttttcagatgttttctgacGTTTTTGGAATCGAGGTTGTAGATAGAAACAGATCTGACTGGATCTCTGTCTGAGGAGGAATCTGCTGGACCTGATCTGTGATGCTGGACTCTTAGTGTGGAAAGATCTTTGTTCTTCATGCAGATTAGTGATTGTTTACTTCCTGTTGGGATCAGGTTCAGGGTTAGAAACAGCTCTGCAGACAAGACATCAGTACCACACCAATACTCCTGATCACCAAGGCTTGGTGTCATCTGAAGATTGATTAAAGCTAAAATCACATGACGACACACTTTGTCAAAGTCTCCAAAGGTTCTGCATGAAGAACACATCCATGTGACAGAAGAGCAGGCGACAGACGAGGACAAATCTGTGGTTCCCAAAAGTGTTTAACCAGGACGCCCCTGGCATCAcaagtcactgctgcagcttcacacacacacacacacacacacacacacacacacacacacacacacacacacaccacacacactgagagagtgtcctgagtgtgtgtgtcctcagtgtctgtcctcagtgtgtgtgtcctcagtgtgtgtgtcctgagtgtgtgtgtcctcagtgtgtgtgtcctcagtgtctgtcctcagtgtgtgtgtcctgagtgtgtgtgtcctcagtgtgtgtgtcctcagtgtctgtcctcagtgtgtgtgtcctgagtgtgtgtgtcctcagtgtgtgtgtcctcagtgtctgtcctcagtgtgtgtgtcctgagtgtgtgtgtcctcagtgtgtgtgtcctcagtgtctgtcctcagtgtgtgtgtcctgagtgtgtgtgtcctcagtgtctgtcctcagtgtgtgtgtcctgagtgtgtgtgtcctcagtgtgtgtgtcctcagtgtctgtcctcagtgtgtgtgtcctcagtgtgtatACCTGTGCTGGCGGCGAGGCCGTTGGCTAGCGGCAGCACCACGTGGGTGGGGGGGGCGTACAGAGTGTAGGAGTCGTCGGTCTGAGGGGCGGAGCTGAGGCTGGAGGACAGGGGGGCTCTGGACAGGAGCTGCTGGCGCTGGGTGGGCAGAGAGGCGTGCCGGGACAGGGTGCCCCCTATAGGGcgagacagggaggaggaggaggaggaggaggagtgggggaggaggagggggaggttaTCAAGCTGATGGTTAGAGGTGGAGGTCAGTCATTATGTGGTATGGATGcagcagggaggacagagggggtGGAGCATGGGATGGTCTGGAAGCAGGCGGATTAGTTTCTGACTGAAAATGGAGGATTTCCGATCTCCGTCCTGTTTGAGGT of the Chaetodon auriga isolate fChaAug3 chromosome 16, fChaAug3.hap1, whole genome shotgun sequence genome contains:
- the caskin2 gene encoding caskin-2 isoform X4, which produces MGKEQDLLQAVKSGDLLSTQKLLSKLKTSRNKLLGSTKRLNVNYQDADGFSALHHAALTGTTELLSALLEAQATVDIKDSNGMRPLHYAAWQGKAESVLMLLRSGASVNGVSLDGHIPLHLAAQYGHYEVSEMLLQHQSNPCLVNKSKKTPLDLACEFGRVQVAQLLLSSNMVVALLEGERKEPTDSAFTTPLHLAARNGHKDVIRLLLKAGIDINKTTKSGTALHEASLYGKTEVVRLLLDAGVDVNIRNTYNQTALDIVNQFTTSHASRDIKQLLRDATGVLQVRALKDYWNLHDPTALNIRAGDVIMVLEQHVDGRWKGHIHDTQRGTDRVGFFPPSIVEVISRRNAGDRNSVGSTGSVGSTRSAGSGQSTESNNAPNGLQHNTGHSDSASKPAPPVDSGRSDLSTQPDHPAGGTPRRQTVTVQRPAEQSFSHQFVRPQQLLEGKDAEAIYQWLSEFQLEQYTGNFISAGYDVPTISRMTPEDLTAIGVTKPGHRKKISLEINNLNIPEWLPEYIPSDLGEWLSAIGLPQYHKKLSENGYDSISIVKDLTWEDLQEIGITKLGHQKKLMLAVKKLCDIQRAILQAESGQGTLRRKAPGALHLVTIEPPDAAGECSSPHTPKMLTFQDSELSTELQTAMSSHYGGCEEGFAIKNAVGMSQSQESIDTRSRGSGRSQEPPTASITPHSWSQESLDGSPAKERNLPEGWDQRPLQQQPLPKQVPLGTATVFKYPAIPAKPKLSGSQGPSPHGSPALKGFSYLHSHCGSTDLSSSPRPEDHSMTLMPPKKRTQSMTRYALSDGEPDEDDEEAAFPSGNLSSYATLTRKPGRSQLARIQSSPEKNGNVGRSQSFAVRARKKGPPPPPPKRLSSVSSTTSGELSDSSTTSSAGGAITDSPVSVRSIAASLEGRTDGKNPAGPKPDHIQQEPPPPSLSSAGQEPREAAGVRRRVQSECVPTQTSSSAEPDRGVKSDSEEEESKGSRLEGSSSPQNSSSECIPFAEEGNLTIKQRPKAPGPPRAEAVLEPPEKPAAKNLEVPEFNLKESDTVKRRHKPKDKEQGGGSPSREGEGAAGSESGRSRPPSQSQEEVSLRISEANLERPASPATGSPIKPPLSPKPPAVAPKPIRHSLLAAQAAGLSSPPLTVNVVQSVAFTCPSSPAHGPPAPPPAPQAPQSPSLTAARPQVCVVGPGLLPESSCGTEVVQQRLDQTSTSLEAALKAVERKLNLEDNSDSGANTVKSAGTILDDIGNMFDDLADQLDAMLD
- the caskin2 gene encoding caskin-2 isoform X3, with the protein product MGKEQDLLQAVKSGDLLSTQKLLSKLKTSRNKLLGSTKRLNVNYQDADGFSALHHAALTGTTELLSALLEAQATVDIKDSNGMRPLHYAAWQGKAESVLMLLRSGASVNGVSLDGHIPLHLAAQYGHYEVSEMLLQHQSNPCLVNKSKKTPLDLACEFGRVQVAQLLLSSNMVVALLEGERKEPTDSAFTTPLHLAARNGHKDVIRLLLKAGIDINKTTKSGTALHEASLYGKTEVVRLLLDAGVDVNIRNTYNQTALDIVNQFTTSHASRDIKQLLRDATGVLQVRALKDYWNLHDPTALNIRAGDVIMVLEQHVDGRWKGHIHDTQRGTDRVGFFPPSIVEVISRRNGGTLSRHASLPTQRQQLLSRAPLSSSLSSAPQTDDSYTLYAPPTHVVLPLANGLAASTAGDRNSVGSTGSVGSTRSAGSGQSTESNNAPNGLQHNTGHSDSASKPAPPVDSGRSDLSTQPDHPAGGTPRRQTVTVQRPAEQSFSHQFVRPQQLLEGKDAEAIYQWLSEFQLEQYTGNFISAGYDVPTISRMTPEDLTAIGVTKPGHRKKISLEINNLNIPEWLPEYIPSDLGEWLSAIGLPQYHKKLSENGYDSISIVKDLTWEDLQEIGITKLGHQKKLMLAVKKLCDIQRAILQAESGQGTLRRKAPGALHLVTIEPPDAAGECSSPHTPKMLTFQDSELSTELQTAMSSHYGGCEEGFAIKNAVGMSQSQESIDTRSRGSGRSQEPPTASITPHSWSQESLDGSPAKERNLPEGWDQRPLQQQPLPKQVPLGTATVFKYPAIPAKPKLSGSQGPSPHGSPALKGFSYLHSHCGSTDLSSSPRPEDHSMTLMPPKKRTQSMTRYALSDGEPDEDDEEAAFPSGNLSSYATLTRKPGRSQLARIQSSPEKNGNVGRSQSFAVRARKKGPPPPPPKRLSSVSSTTSGELSDSSTTSSAGGAITDSPVSVRSIAASLEGRTDGKNPAGPKPDHIQQEPPPPSLSSAGQEPREAAGVRRRVQSECVPTQTSSSAEPDRGVKSDSEEEESKGSRLEGSSSPQNSSSECIPFAEEGNLTIKQRPKAPGPPRAEAVLEPPEKPAAKNLEVPEFNLKESDTVKRRHKPKDKEQGGGSPSREGEGAAGSESGRSRPPSQSQEEVSLRISEANLERPASPATGSPIKPPLSPKPPAVAPKPIRHSLLAAQAAGLSSPPLTVNVVQSVAFTCPSSPAHGPPAPPPAPQAPQSPSLTAARPQVCVVGPGLLPESSCGTEVVQQRLDQTSTSLEAALKAVERKLNLEDNSDSGANTVKSAGTILDDIGNMFDDLADQLDAMLD
- the caskin2 gene encoding caskin-2 isoform X2 — its product is MGKEQDLLQAVKSGDLLSTQKLLSKLKTSRNKLLGSTKRLNVNYQDADGFSALHHAALTGTTELLSALLEAQATVDIKDSNGMRPLHYAAWQGKAESVLMLLRSGASVNGVSLDGHIPLHLAAQYGHYEVSEMLLQHQSNPCLVNKSKKTPLDLACEFGRVQVAQLLLSSNMVVALLEGERKEPTDSAFTTPLHLAARNGHKDVIRLLLKAGIDINKTTKSGTALHEASLYGKTEVVRLLLDAGVDVNIRNTYNQTALDIVNQFTTSHASRDIKQLLRDATGVLQVRALKDYWNLHDPTALNIRAGDVIMVLEQHVDGRWKGHIHDTQRGTDRVGFFPPSIVEVISRRNGGTLSRHASLPTQRQQLLSRAPLSSSLSSAPQTDDSYTLYAPPTHVVLPLANGLAASTGLSPSRLSQSEFPFEDIWVLRDSCHAGDRNSVGSTGSVGSTRSAGSGQSTESNNAPNGLQHNTGHSDSASKPAPPVDSGRSDLSTQPDHPAGGTPRRQTVTVQRPAEQSFSHQFVRPQQLLEGKDAEAIYQWLSEFQLEQYTGNFISAGYDVPTISRMTPEDLTAIGVTKPGHRKKISLEINNLNIPEWLPEYIPSDLGEWLSAIGLPQYHKKLSENGYDSISIVKDLTWEDLQEIGITKLGHQKKLMLAVKKLCDIQRAILQAESGQGTLRRKAPGALHLVTIEPPDAAGECSSPHTPKMLTFQDSELSTELQTAMSSHYGGCEEGFAIKNAVGMSQSQESIDTRSRGSGRSQEPPTASITPHSWSQESLDGSPAKERNLPEGWDQRPLQQQPLPKQVPLGTATVFKYPAIPAKPKLSGSQGPSPHGSPALKGFSYLHSHCGSTDLSSSPRPEDHSMTLMPPKKRTQSMTRYALSDGEPDEDDEEAAFPSGNLSSYATLTRKPGRSQLARIQSSPEKNGNVGRSQSFAVRARKKGPPPPPPKRLSSVSSTTSGELSDSSTTSSAGGAITDSPVSVRSIAASLEGRTDGKNPAGPKPDHIQQEPPPPSLSSAGQEPREAAGVRRRVQSECVPTQTSSSAEPDRGVKSDSEEEESKGSRLEGSSSPQNSSSECIPFAEEGNLTIKQRPKAPGPPRAEAVLEPPEKPAAKNLEVPEFNLKESDTVKRRHKPKDKEQGGGSPSREGEGAAGSESGRSRPPSQSQEEVSLRISEANLERPASPATGSPIKPPLSPKPPAVAPKPIRHSLLAAQAGLSSPPLTVNVVQSVAFTCPSSPAHGPPAPPPAPQAPQSPSLTAARPQVCVVGPGLLPESSCGTEVVQQRLDQTSTSLEAALKAVERKLNLEDNSDSGANTVKSAGTILDDIGNMFDDLADQLDAMLD
- the caskin2 gene encoding caskin-2 isoform X1, which produces MGKEQDLLQAVKSGDLLSTQKLLSKLKTSRNKLLGSTKRLNVNYQDADGFSALHHAALTGTTELLSALLEAQATVDIKDSNGMRPLHYAAWQGKAESVLMLLRSGASVNGVSLDGHIPLHLAAQYGHYEVSEMLLQHQSNPCLVNKSKKTPLDLACEFGRVQVAQLLLSSNMVVALLEGERKEPTDSAFTTPLHLAARNGHKDVIRLLLKAGIDINKTTKSGTALHEASLYGKTEVVRLLLDAGVDVNIRNTYNQTALDIVNQFTTSHASRDIKQLLRDATGVLQVRALKDYWNLHDPTALNIRAGDVIMVLEQHVDGRWKGHIHDTQRGTDRVGFFPPSIVEVISRRNGGTLSRHASLPTQRQQLLSRAPLSSSLSSAPQTDDSYTLYAPPTHVVLPLANGLAASTGLSPSRLSQSEFPFEDIWVLRDSCHAGDRNSVGSTGSVGSTRSAGSGQSTESNNAPNGLQHNTGHSDSASKPAPPVDSGRSDLSTQPDHPAGGTPRRQTVTVQRPAEQSFSHQFVRPQQLLEGKDAEAIYQWLSEFQLEQYTGNFISAGYDVPTISRMTPEDLTAIGVTKPGHRKKISLEINNLNIPEWLPEYIPSDLGEWLSAIGLPQYHKKLSENGYDSISIVKDLTWEDLQEIGITKLGHQKKLMLAVKKLCDIQRAILQAESGQGTLRRKAPGALHLVTIEPPDAAGECSSPHTPKMLTFQDSELSTELQTAMSSHYGGCEEGFAIKNAVGMSQSQESIDTRSRGSGRSQEPPTASITPHSWSQESLDGSPAKERNLPEGWDQRPLQQQPLPKQVPLGTATVFKYPAIPAKPKLSGSQGPSPHGSPALKGFSYLHSHCGSTDLSSSPRPEDHSMTLMPPKKRTQSMTRYALSDGEPDEDDEEAAFPSGNLSSYATLTRKPGRSQLARIQSSPEKNGNVGRSQSFAVRARKKGPPPPPPKRLSSVSSTTSGELSDSSTTSSAGGAITDSPVSVRSIAASLEGRTDGKNPAGPKPDHIQQEPPPPSLSSAGQEPREAAGVRRRVQSECVPTQTSSSAEPDRGVKSDSEEEESKGSRLEGSSSPQNSSSECIPFAEEGNLTIKQRPKAPGPPRAEAVLEPPEKPAAKNLEVPEFNLKESDTVKRRHKPKDKEQGGGSPSREGEGAAGSESGRSRPPSQSQEEVSLRISEANLERPASPATGSPIKPPLSPKPPAVAPKPIRHSLLAAQAAGLSSPPLTVNVVQSVAFTCPSSPAHGPPAPPPAPQAPQSPSLTAARPQVCVVGPGLLPESSCGTEVVQQRLDQTSTSLEAALKAVERKLNLEDNSDSGANTVKSAGTILDDIGNMFDDLADQLDAMLD